A genomic window from Engraulis encrasicolus isolate BLACKSEA-1 unplaced genomic scaffold, IST_EnEncr_1.0 scaffold_94_np1212, whole genome shotgun sequence includes:
- the LOC134445044 gene encoding uncharacterized protein LOC134445044 isoform X2, with the protein MGRVCAVRGCGKIPDRRTCHRLPLRYSSRLKLWLSFLGFDTNTPIHVLEEADHRVCALHFRFEDYVQSTKNSKRVQSPKKLYLKRTAVPTLLGPPQDEENIGAVGGVDASTTQPVHFSTPEKDWPSSSSGLSFILTSPEPTPDQPKTSRRSLSGKYLALPVVRDSPAVIPDETDTEMHLMDVSMSTAPEDDPKDYSYHLSQQSTQSSSSATSSSSASDIRSGWNENKWIVNESCLMALFSTCQVPTCGVPIIEKKKSTRGSKIKIEWTCLKNHSGSWMSCPEVRGIPENNLLISAATLFSGTTYTEIAEWASILHLQILKTSQFYCIQRDNLIPVIHFAYKDQQDYLIKRLVREKELGKSIELCGDARCDSPGYSSKYSTYSLQLLSTQEIVHFELLQVTEAGSSVAMESQGFRRGLNHLIYNVGLPIDLIATDRAPSVRKIMREEYQNIRHEFDTWHVAKGLQKKLLALANKKGNQDLGGWLQAILNHFWFCCSSSDGNAEELKRRWTSLLYHIRGVHTWEQDGRRWACPHPPLSSDEQKMKRWLREDSDAFKGLQTIVEEKRLLKDLDHMTHFKHTGSLEVYHSMMLKYMPKRLHFDYNTMVARTQLAILDNNYNVGREQATTSEGTPRFSVVFPKRTKDWVAKKIYQPTSQNFTHHLVERVLQRREDPTPKEMPRVQQPKTIATKEKPPKEDVIRKHQSRFPHNPETL; encoded by the exons ATGGGACGAGTTTGTGCAGTTAGGGGCTGTGGTAAAATCCCGGACAGAAGGACCTGCCATAGACTCCCACTCCGTTATTCTTCACGGTTGAAGTTGTGGCTATCTTTTCTTGGCTTCGACACCAACACACCCATACATGTTCTGGAAGAAGCAGACCATCGTGTGTGCGCCTTGCACTTTCGGTTTGAGGACTATGTACAGTCGACCAAGAACAGCAAGAGAGTTCAGTCTCCTAAAAAACTGTATTTGAAAAGGACGGCTGTACCAACACTCTTGGGTCCTCCGCAAGACGAGGAAAACATTGGG GCAGTTGGTGGTGTAGACGCCTCCACTACCCAACCCGTACACTTCTCAACTCCTGAAAAGGACTGGCCCTCTTCATCATCAGGCCTGTCTTTTATCCTGACAAGTCCTGAGCCAACGCCAGACCAACCCAAAACATCAAGGAGGTCCTTATCTGGCAAATACCTAGCTTTGCCTGTGGTGAGGGATAGCCCGGCAGTAATC CCAgatgagacagacacagagatgcaTCTAATGGACGTTAGCATGTCTACCGCCCCAGAAGATGACCCAAAAGATTACAGCTATCACCTGAGTCAACAGTCAACACAATCAAGTTCAAGTGCAACATCCAGCTCAAGTGCATCAGACATTAGAAGTGGCTGGAATGAAAATAAATGGATTGTGAACGAGTCTTGCCTCATGGCACTGTTCAGTACATGCCAGGTCCCTACATGTGGTGTCCCCATCATTGAGAAGAAAAAGTCAACAAGAGGCAGCAAGATAAAGATTGAATGGACCTGTCTGAAGAACCATTCCGGCAGTTGGATGTCATGCCCTGAAGTGAGGGGAATACCAGAGAACAACCTCCTCATCTCTGCTGCAACACTTTTCTCTGGAACAACCTACACAGAAATTGCAGAGTGGGCCAGCATCCTACATTTACAGATTTTGAAGACATCACAGTTCTACTGCATCCAAAGGGACAACCTCATTCCTGTTATACATTTCGCATACAAGGACCAGCAAGACTACCTCATCAAGCGACTCGTGAGGGAAAAGGAACTGGGAAAGTCCATCGAGTTGTGTGGCGATGCCAGGTGTGACTCGCCag GCTACAGCAGCAAGTACTCCACCTATTCGCTTCAGCTGTTATCCACCCAAGAGATTGTTCATTTTGAACTACTGCAG gTTACAGAAGCTGGCAGTTCAGTTGCTATGGAGTCTCAAGGTTTTCGGAGGGGGTTGAACCATCTGATCTACAATGTAGGACTCCCGATAGATCTCATCGCAACAGACAGGGCTCCATCCGTCCGTAAGATCATGCGGGAAGAGTACCAGAATATCCGCCATGAATTTGATACATGGCATGTGGCAAAAG GTTTGCAGAAAAAACTACTGGCCCTCGCCAACAAGAAGGGAAATCAGGACCTGGGGGGCTGGCTTCAGGCTATCCTGAACCACTTTTGGTTCTGCTGCTCATCTTCTGATGGCAACGCTGAG GAACTGAAGCGACGATGGACCTCACTACTCTACCACATTCGTGGGGTTCATACGTGGGAGCAAGATGGGAGAAGATGGGCCTGTCCTCACCCGCCTCTAAGCTCCGATGAACAGAAAATGAAACGGTGGCTCCGTGAGGACTCAGATGCCTTCAAGGGTTTGCAAACTATTGTTGAGGAAAAAAGACTCCTGAAAGACCTGGACCACATGACTCATTTCAAACACACTG GTTCTTTGGAGGTGTACCACAGTATGATGCTGAAATACATGCCCAAACGACTCCATTTTGACTACAACACCATGGTGGCTCGTACACAACTTGCTATTTTGGACAACAACTACAACGTTGGCCGCGAGCAGGCAACAACTTCAGAAG GCACACCAAGGTTCAGCGTGGTGTTCCCAAAACGAACAAAGGACTGGGTTGCCAAAAAAATTTACCAGCCCACAAGCCAGAATTTCACCCATCACCTTGTTGAGCGTGTCCTGCAGAGAAGGGAAGACCCAACGCCAAAAGAAATGCCAAGGGTCCAGCAGCCTAAAACCATAGCAACTAAGGAGAAACCCCCAAAAGAGGATGTCATCAGGAAGCATCAGTCCAGATTCCCTCACAACCCAGAGACTTTGTAA
- the LOC134445044 gene encoding uncharacterized protein LOC134445044 isoform X1, translating to MGRVCAVRGCGKIPDRRTCHRLPLRYSSRLKLWLSFLGFDTNTPIHVLEEADHRVCALHFRFEDYVQSTKNSKRVQSPKKLYLKRTAVPTLLGPPQDEENIGAVGGVDASTTQPVHFSTPEKDWPSSSSGLSFILTSPEPTPDQPKTSRRSLSGKYLALPVVRDSPAVIPDETDTEMHLMDVSMSTAPEDDPKDYSYHLSQQSTQSSSSATSSSSASDIRSGWNENKWIVNESCLMALFSTCQVPTCGVPIIEKKKSTRGSKIKIEWTCLKNHSGSWMSCPEVRGIPENNLLISAATLFSGTTYTEIAEWASILHLQILKTSQFYCIQRDNLIPVIHFAYKDQQDYLIKRLVREKELGKSIELCGDARCDSPGYSSKYSTYSLQLLSTQEIVHFELLQVTEAGSSVAMESQGFRRGLNHLIYNVGLPIDLIATDRAPSVRKIMREEYQNIRHEFDTWHVAKGLQKKLLALANKKGNQDLGGWLQAILNHFWFCCSSSDGNAEELKRRWTSLLYHIRGVHTWEQDGRRWACPHPPLSSDEQKMKRWLREDSDAFKGLQTIVEEKRLLKDLDHMTHFKHTGSLEVYHSMMLKYMPKRLHFDYNTMVARTQLAILDNNYNVGREQATTSEGNELSQVSTHRKFSLVAKCLAKKLIPFAGTPRFSVVFPKRTKDWVAKKIYQPTSQNFTHHLVERVLQRREDPTPKEMPRVQQPKTIATKEKPPKEDVIRKHQSRFPHNPETL from the exons ATGGGACGAGTTTGTGCAGTTAGGGGCTGTGGTAAAATCCCGGACAGAAGGACCTGCCATAGACTCCCACTCCGTTATTCTTCACGGTTGAAGTTGTGGCTATCTTTTCTTGGCTTCGACACCAACACACCCATACATGTTCTGGAAGAAGCAGACCATCGTGTGTGCGCCTTGCACTTTCGGTTTGAGGACTATGTACAGTCGACCAAGAACAGCAAGAGAGTTCAGTCTCCTAAAAAACTGTATTTGAAAAGGACGGCTGTACCAACACTCTTGGGTCCTCCGCAAGACGAGGAAAACATTGGG GCAGTTGGTGGTGTAGACGCCTCCACTACCCAACCCGTACACTTCTCAACTCCTGAAAAGGACTGGCCCTCTTCATCATCAGGCCTGTCTTTTATCCTGACAAGTCCTGAGCCAACGCCAGACCAACCCAAAACATCAAGGAGGTCCTTATCTGGCAAATACCTAGCTTTGCCTGTGGTGAGGGATAGCCCGGCAGTAATC CCAgatgagacagacacagagatgcaTCTAATGGACGTTAGCATGTCTACCGCCCCAGAAGATGACCCAAAAGATTACAGCTATCACCTGAGTCAACAGTCAACACAATCAAGTTCAAGTGCAACATCCAGCTCAAGTGCATCAGACATTAGAAGTGGCTGGAATGAAAATAAATGGATTGTGAACGAGTCTTGCCTCATGGCACTGTTCAGTACATGCCAGGTCCCTACATGTGGTGTCCCCATCATTGAGAAGAAAAAGTCAACAAGAGGCAGCAAGATAAAGATTGAATGGACCTGTCTGAAGAACCATTCCGGCAGTTGGATGTCATGCCCTGAAGTGAGGGGAATACCAGAGAACAACCTCCTCATCTCTGCTGCAACACTTTTCTCTGGAACAACCTACACAGAAATTGCAGAGTGGGCCAGCATCCTACATTTACAGATTTTGAAGACATCACAGTTCTACTGCATCCAAAGGGACAACCTCATTCCTGTTATACATTTCGCATACAAGGACCAGCAAGACTACCTCATCAAGCGACTCGTGAGGGAAAAGGAACTGGGAAAGTCCATCGAGTTGTGTGGCGATGCCAGGTGTGACTCGCCag GCTACAGCAGCAAGTACTCCACCTATTCGCTTCAGCTGTTATCCACCCAAGAGATTGTTCATTTTGAACTACTGCAG gTTACAGAAGCTGGCAGTTCAGTTGCTATGGAGTCTCAAGGTTTTCGGAGGGGGTTGAACCATCTGATCTACAATGTAGGACTCCCGATAGATCTCATCGCAACAGACAGGGCTCCATCCGTCCGTAAGATCATGCGGGAAGAGTACCAGAATATCCGCCATGAATTTGATACATGGCATGTGGCAAAAG GTTTGCAGAAAAAACTACTGGCCCTCGCCAACAAGAAGGGAAATCAGGACCTGGGGGGCTGGCTTCAGGCTATCCTGAACCACTTTTGGTTCTGCTGCTCATCTTCTGATGGCAACGCTGAG GAACTGAAGCGACGATGGACCTCACTACTCTACCACATTCGTGGGGTTCATACGTGGGAGCAAGATGGGAGAAGATGGGCCTGTCCTCACCCGCCTCTAAGCTCCGATGAACAGAAAATGAAACGGTGGCTCCGTGAGGACTCAGATGCCTTCAAGGGTTTGCAAACTATTGTTGAGGAAAAAAGACTCCTGAAAGACCTGGACCACATGACTCATTTCAAACACACTG GTTCTTTGGAGGTGTACCACAGTATGATGCTGAAATACATGCCCAAACGACTCCATTTTGACTACAACACCATGGTGGCTCGTACACAACTTGCTATTTTGGACAACAACTACAACGTTGGCCGCGAGCAGGCAACAACTTCAGAAGGTAATGAGCTTTCCCAAGTAAGCACCCACAGAAAATTTTCATTGGTTGCTAAATGTCTTGCTAAAAAATTGATTCCCTTTGCAGGCACACCAAGGTTCAGCGTGGTGTTCCCAAAACGAACAAAGGACTGGGTTGCCAAAAAAATTTACCAGCCCACAAGCCAGAATTTCACCCATCACCTTGTTGAGCGTGTCCTGCAGAGAAGGGAAGACCCAACGCCAAAAGAAATGCCAAGGGTCCAGCAGCCTAAAACCATAGCAACTAAGGAGAAACCCCCAAAAGAGGATGTCATCAGGAAGCATCAGTCCAGATTCCCTCACAACCCAGAGACTTTGTAA